One window of Pelmatolapia mariae isolate MD_Pm_ZW linkage group LG18, Pm_UMD_F_2, whole genome shotgun sequence genomic DNA carries:
- the lamc2 gene encoding laminin subunit gamma-2 gives MRNGWISVCGLLFAVCAVQATYRYYSIMRCECNGRSQYCLHDALGLHCVDCQGNTEGRHCERCKGGFYLQGAGQSCSPCRCNPTGSVSKSCDSTGRCSCKEGVTGDKCDRCPNGPIGPDGCPQSRQPRQESESLTLPCFCYGHSSRCSARSGYSVHKITSTFTTGLEDWKVGTMQGETPADTHFRWSPKHQDVEVISKNSLPVYLYAPDPYLGNQLLSYGQNLSFSLRLDRGVRYPSVNDVILEGGGLRVAASLGDLQSVVPCGQKITYSFRLDERPGSKWRPQLSALQFQTLLQNLTAIKIRATFGDTGRGYLDDVQLVTAQRGDGVPARWVHTCSCPPGHEGEFCQRCAPGFKRRDPADGAFSPCEPCSCRGGSCDPQTGDCYSADETPADQSCSQGFYRDPRRPETCVRCPCADGVSCSLGPGSLEPRCERCPSGTSGPRCDVCQEGYYGDPLGTGGVQRPCVPCHCNGHINVRVLGSCDRNNGECLKCVNNTKGRHCEDCVRGFYHRQPTDACKPCNCDVQRSESNQCDASGQCRCRPGFEGLRCQRSSCPACFTPIKAKMAAYAAKLRDLESLFSDMDGGLKPANNAEIEAALTEAMEQVDDMMEDAKQLTRVEKRLQDRLSSISKRQLDEEQDLQNIKDAAADIKRQQQTYKTKVGEVQKLMEEMKVQLEKAKSDLKFTDVPQSDSPLGSSDLSSLVKTATNLANDHQTIADTVEKNAKKALSDSQQSLTLVRNLMNRENKVKELIGDLKTMYEQTSAQVKRFENQAKRLSSDAIEESKMADGMLKDIANMEQNFPPSLQGAIDAMRSRVDGVTEAMDENLAGIDALQHGIVRDKAVAEDLLANGKAAQKEYNGLVDRVNVAKADTEGAIKLINSKSDELEDALKTLKGFDQQIAGSKTKADAAIKRLPDIKTTIQQAAGNNNATLSILGDVQDNYDNALENINKLGDLVTGLEREFASLPSHDNILKEATKLNREATNLKTTAGGVVGDLASELEKAENLHADAQEASLGAGGAYNNARLVSEEVQKTLREVQGLLAKTNQSTAVDLKKVKQLEDSLASAKKVVEGNLSPRLRNMEEQEAAHVRQLNSINRDIDTILADIANLREILASIPKGCYNSPPIEEA, from the exons GTCATGTGACAGCACGGGGCGCTGCAGCTGTAAAGAAGGCGTCACAGGAGACAAATGTGACCGCTGCCCCAACGGACCAATCGGACCTGACGGCTGCCCCCAAAG CCGTCAGCCCAGGCAGGAATCTGAGAGTCTGACTCTGCCGTGTTTCTGTTACGGCCACAGCAGCCGATGTTCAGCACGATCCGGTTACTCGGTCCACAAAATCACCTCCACCTTCACCACCG GTTTGGAGGACTGGAAGGTGGGGACGATGCAAGGTGAGACTCCAGCCGATACTCACTTCCGCTGGTCACCGAAACACCAGGACGTGGAGGTGATCTCCAAAAACAGCCTGCCGGTTTACCTGTATGCCCCAG ACCCTTACCTCGGAAACCAGCTGCTGAGTTACGGCCAGAACCTCTCCTTCTCGCTACGTTTGGACCGCGGCGTCCGATACCCGTCCGTCAACGACGTGATCCTGGAAGGTGGCGGCTTAAGAGTCGCTGCCTCTCTGGGTGACCTGCAATCTGTGGTCCCCTGTGGTCAGAAGATCACCTACAGCTTCAG GCTGGACGAGCGGCCCGGCAGCAAGTGGAGGCCTCAGCTCTCCGCCCTGCAGTTCCAGACGCTCCTGCAGAACCTCACAGCCATCAAGATCCGAGCCACGTTTGGAGACACCG gaCGTGGCTACCTCGATGACGTGCAGCTGGTGACTGCACAGCGTGGAGATGGCGTCCCGGCCCGCTGGGTGCACACCTGCAGCTGCCCGCCGGGTCACGAGGGCGAGTTCTGTCAGCGGTGTGCGCCCGGTTTCAAACGCAGAGACCCCGCAGATGGAGCCTTCAGCCCCTGTGAGCCCTGCAGCTGCAGAGGAGGCAGCTGCGACCCGCAAACTGGAGACTGTTACTCTGCTGATGAGACGCCCGCGGATCAGAGCTGTTCCCAGGGCTTCtacagagacccgaggcggccggaGACCTGCGTGAGGTGTCCCTGCGCGGACGGTGTGTCCTGCTCACTGGGTCCTGGTTCTCTGGAGCCTCGCTGTGAGAGGTGCCCATCAGGAACCTCCG GTCCTCGCTGTGACGTTTGTCAGGAAGGTTATTATGGCGACCCCCTGGGTACCGGAGGTGTGCAGCGTCCCTGTGTACCCTGCCACTGTAATGGTCACATCAACGTCAGAGTGCTGGGAAGCTGCGACCGCAACAACGGCGAATGCCTGAAGTGCGTGAACAACACGAAGGGACGGCACTGTGAGGACTGCGTGAGAGGTTTCTACCACAGGCAGCCCACCGACGCCTGCAAAC CGTGTAACTGTGACGTCCAGCGCTCGGAGTCCAATCAGTGCGATGCTTCCGGGCAGTGTCGGTGCAGGCCGGGCTTCGAGGGTCTGAGGTGCCAACGATCCAGCTGCCCCGCCTGTTTCACCCCCATCAAAGCAAAG ATGGCTGCTTATGCTGCCAAACTGAGGGACCTGGAGTCTTTGTTCTCTGACATGGACGGAGGATTGAAACCAGCTAATAATGCTGAGATAGAGGCCGCTCTGACAGAAGCTATGGAGCAGGTGGACGACATGATGGAAGACGCCAAGCAACTCACAA GAGTGGAGAAGAGGCTGCAGGACCGCCTGTCGTCCATCAGCAAGCGGCAGCTGGACGAGGAGCAGGATCTCCAAAACATCAAGGACGCAGCCGCTGACATCAAACGGCAGCAACAGACGTACAAGACGAAGGTGGGGGAGGTCCAGAAGCTGATGGAGGAGATGAAAGTCCAGCTGGAGAAGGCCAAATCTGACCTCAAATTCACT GATGTGCCTCAAAGCGACTCTCCGCTGGGTTCAAGCGACCTGTCTTCGCTGGTGAAGACGGCTACCAACCTGGCTAACGA TCATCAGACGATCGCAGacactgtggaaaaaaatgctAAGAAGGCTCTGAGTGACTCGCAGCAGAGTCTGACTCTGGTCAGAAACCTCATGAACAGAGAGAACAAAGTGAaagagctgattggagacctgAAAACCAT GTATGAACAGACTTCAGCTCAGGTGAAGCGTTTTGAGAACCAAGCGAAACGTCTAAGCAGCGACGCCATAGAGGAGAGCAAAATGGCGGACGGCATGTTGAAAGACATCGCCAACATGGAGCAAAACTTCCCCCCATCTCTGCAG GGGGCGATTGATGCGATGCGTTCCAGGGTGGATGGAGTGACAGAGGCAATGGATGAGAACCTCGCAGGCATCGATGCGCTGCAGCATGGCATAGTGAGAGACAAGGCTGTCGCTGAGGACCTGCTGGCCAATGGCAAAGCTGCCCAGAAG GAGTACAACGGCCTCGTGGACAGAGTCAATGTTGCCAAAGCTGACACAGAAGGAGCCATCAAACTCATCAACAGCAAAAGTGATGAGCTAGAAGATGCCCTGAAAACCCTGAAAG GCTTCGACCAGCAGATCGCAGGCAGCAAAACAAAGGCAGACGCTGCCATCAAGCGTCTCCCTGACATCAAGACCACCATCCAACAGGCTGCTGGCAATAATAATGCAACGCTGTCCATCCTGGGAGATGTTCAGGACAATTATGATAACGCTCTGGAAAACATCAACAAGCTGGGGGACTTGGTCACTGGTCTGGAG AGAGAATTTGCATCTTTGCCGTCTCATGACAATATACTGAAAGAAGCTACCAAACTGAACAGAGAGGCGACTAACCTGAAAACAACAGCGGGAGGCGTTGTTGGAGATCTGGCCTCCGAGCTGGAGAAAGCTGAAAACCTGCATGCTGACGCCCAGGAG GCGTCTTTGGGAGCGGGTGGAGCTTACAACAACGCCAGGCTGGTCAGCGAGGAAGTGCAGAAAACTCTGCGAGAGGTCCAGGGTCTGCTGGCTAAAACCA ACCAGTCCACTGCTGTGGATTTAAAGAAGGTGAAGCAGCTGGAGGACTCGTTGGCCAGTGCTAAGAAAGTTGTGGAGGGCAATTTGAGCCCCCGACTCAGGAACATGGAGGAGCAGGAGGCCGCACACGTGCGCCAGCTCAACTCGATCAACCGCGACATCGACACCATCCTGGCAGACATCGCTAACCTCAGGGAGATCCTGGCATCCATCCCCAAAGGCTGCTACAACAGCCCACCCATCGAGGAGGCCTAA
- the nmnat2 gene encoding nicotinamide/nicotinic acid mononucleotide adenylyltransferase 2, whose translation MTESTKTHVILLSCGSFNPITKGHIHMFEKAREYLHKTGRFIVIGGIISPVHDSYGKAGLVSSRHRLTMCQLAVQSSDWIRVDPWECYQDTWQTTCSVLEHHRDLMKRVTGCILSNVNTPSTTPVIGQPQNQTTPIYQNNNNMNHTPTAIKLWGKISESLGKICCVRPHIERFTFVDENANLGTAMRYEEIELRILLLCGSDLLESFCIPGLWKDSDMEVIVGDFGIVVVPRDGADTERIINHSSVLRKFKDNIIVVKDAISHPMAIVSSTKSRLALQHGDGHVVDYLSQPVIDYILQSQLYINASG comes from the exons ATGACGGAGAGCACGAAGACCCACGTCATCCTGCTGTCCTGCGGCAGCTTCAACCCCATCACCAAAGGACACATCCATATGTTCG AAAAAGCCAGAGAATATCTGCACAAAACGGGACGCTTCATTGTGATCGGAGGAATCATTTCACCGGTGCACGACTCCTACGGGAAAGCT GGTCTCGTGTCCAGCAGACATCGCCTCACCATGTGTCAGCTGGCCGTGCAGAGCTCTGACTGGATCAG GGTGGACCCCTGGGAGTGTTACCAGGACACCTGGCAGACCACCTGCAGCGTGCTGGAGCATCACCGCGACCTGATGAAG AGAGTCACCGGCTGCATTCTATCCAATGTCAACACGCCGTCAACCACTCCTGTGATTGGTCAGCCACAGAACCAGACCACGCCCATCTaccagaacaacaacaacatgaacCACACGCCCACGGCCA tcaAGCTGTGGGGGAAGATCAGCGAGAGTTTGGGCAAAATCTGCTGCGTACGCCCGCACATCGAACGCTTCACCTTCGTTG atgAAAACGCCAACCTGGGGACTGCGATGAGATACGAGGAGATCG AGTTGCGCATCTTGCTCCTGTGTGGCAGTGATCTCCTGGAGTCCTTCTGCATCCCTGGCCTGTGGAAGGACAGTGAT ATGGAGGTGATTGTGGGAGATTTTGGGATCGTGGTGGTTCCTCGTGACGGCGCTGACACAGAGAGGATCATTAATCACTCCTCCGTTCTGCGCAAGTTCAAG GACAACATCATCGTGGTGAAGGACGCGATAAGCCACCCGATGGCCATCGTCAGCTCCACCAAGAGCAG ACTGGCGCTGCAGCACGGCGACGGCCATGTTGTGGACTACCTGAGTCAGCCCGTCATCGACTACATCCTGCAGAGTCAGCTGTACATCAACGCCTCGGGATAG
- the LOC134616375 gene encoding gastrula zinc finger protein XlCGF57.1-like, whose protein sequence is MCTLEYLKDFIQRRLAAAAEEIFSEVEKTFVQYEEELDRHRRLERKLLRTDLPQQRENGEEEILTDQERPSGVDEPQQPRIKEEQEELCTSQENPQPPQIKEEEEEVSTSPEDPESSQIKEEGKEPCTSQDGEQVVLKEETDTFTVTPVHEEDGCSEAGPNNVLLSPLSPPDAENGKKYYRIYTMKYLERIQTVDKRYCCKICGKGFAHRCNLVDHMRIHTGEKPYTCETCGKSFNRVGNFNAHMRNHTGKKPYSCETCGKGFNHRCNLVDHVRIHTGEKPYTCETCGKSFNRVGNFNAHMRTHASKKMFSCETCGKGFNRRGHFNAHLKTHTGEKPYPCYTCGKTFINASRLKFHMIIHTGKKPYSCETCGKRFIRKVHLTTHVRIHTGEKPYPCEVCEKRFIDASTLKCHMRTHTGEKPYVCNICGKAFSVLSTFKSHTSVHTGEKPYSCEICGKTFSRSGHLTVHVRTHTGEKPYSCKTCDKTFSQRHHLTSHMRSHTGEKRYSCQMCEKSFVQSSHLWRHMRTHTGETSSS, encoded by the coding sequence ACCTCCCACAGCAACGTGAAAATGGAGAGGAGGAGATTCTTACTGACCAGGAGAGACCCTCAGGTGTGGATGAACCACAGCAACCACGgattaaagaggaacaggaggaactcTGCACCAGTCAGGAGAACCCCCAGCCTCCACagataaaggaggaggaggaagaagttAGCACCAGTCCAGAGGACCCAGAATCTTCACAGATTAAAGAAGAAGGGAAGGAACCCTGCACCAGTCAGGACGGAGAGCAGGTCGtgttgaaggaggagactgataCCTTTACGGTGACTCCTGTTCACGAGGAAGATGGCTGCAGTGAAGCAGGACCAAACAATGTTCTGCTCTCCCCTCTGAGCCCTCCTGACGCTGAGAATGGAAAGAAGTACTATCGTATTTACACAATGAAATATCTTGAAAGAATTCAGACAGTTGACAAAAGATACTGTTGCAAAATATGTGGGAAAGGTTTCGCTCACAGGTGTAATTTGGTGGACCACATGAGAATTCACACTGGTGAAAAGCCATACACATGTGAAACATGCGGGAAAAGTTTCAACAGAGTTGGTAATTTTAATGCCCACATGAGAAACCACACGGGTAAGAAGCCCTATTCTTGTGAAACGTGTGGGAAAGGTTTTAATCATCGATGCAATTTGGTGGACCACGTgagaattcacacaggtgagaaaccatACACATGTGAAACATGCGGGAAAAGTTTCAATCGAGTTGGTAATTTTAATGCCCACATGAGAACTCACGCAAGTAAGAAGATGTTTTCTTGTGAAACCTGTGGGAAAGGTTTCAATAGAAGGGGCCACTTTAATGCCCATCTGAAAAcgcacacaggtgagaaacctTATCCCTGTTACACGTGTGGGAAAACGTTTATAAATGCATCAAGGCTCAAATTTCACATGATAATTCACACCGGTAAGAAACCCTATTCTTGTGAAACATGTGGGAAGCGTTTCATTCGAAAAGTGCACTTAACCACCCACGTgagaattcacacaggtgagaaacctTATCCCTGCGAGGTATGTGAGAAAAGATTTATTGACGCGTCAACGTTGAAGTGTCACATGAGAACTCACACAGGTGAAAAACCGTATGTTTGTAACATCTGTGGGAAAGCATTTTCTGTCTTATCGACCTTTAAAAGTCACACCTCGGTTCATACAGGTGAGAAACCGTATTCCTGTGAAATATGTGGGAAAACATTCAGTCGCAGTGGTCACTTGACTGTACACGTAAGAACTCACACGGGTGAGAAGCCATACTCGTGTAAAACATGTGACAAAACTTTCAGTCAAAGGCATCATTTGACTTCCCACATGAGAtctcacacaggtgagaagcggTATTCTTGCCAAATGTGTGAGAAAAGCTTTGTTCAAAGCAGTCATTTGTGGCGGCACATGCGAACTCACACAGGCGAGACGTCGTCGTCCTGA